A window of Ptychodera flava strain L36383 chromosome 1, AS_Pfla_20210202, whole genome shotgun sequence contains these coding sequences:
- the LOC139131600 gene encoding uncharacterized protein, whose amino-acid sequence MPTGGELGTEKYTGSEEEEQGSNELKLTIGVNEEPFMQKGEEEAETALTDCQNELQQRVEEVLANEGGCQEIVDTVKENLGDVDPYGLTADSLGILLRLPGLYNLYRLKQTCKSTNLAKAFEPLLITDEMREIAAKVGVTLQLKATYNKASFKEVELFFINRDGGGVKPVEIYTYFESKNIEEIHFDADVEDDSVKTEEKVMPCKPQISQTEVDMTGDGGGDKPVEDYTYFERKTIEEKDSDADVEDDSMKTEEKVTLCKHQASQTEIDMTGGKPTQLLLFEIDSKDEIQHSAERFAPLIFNSGTYTWWKGKHYDILQLPVKMTGQVQHVLSCRPEILALLGVRRYLVSDTDITDLTDTDLDEQIAASGCPILSRIDVTHSVSTQVKSLLLYDVSPKQNKMNDISYYLDLAQTEASLATKVLKRMLATSLNEKSKLQIQTLILQKELAETQGQKLIVENQNREITMAHEKAKVVAVKQLIELQSLWKNWPLKTRKKSVS is encoded by the exons ATGCCGACAGGAGGGGAACTTGGCACTGAAAAATACACTGGATCTGAAGAAGAAGAACAAG GATCAAATGAACTGAAACTTACCATTGGAGTAAATGAAGAGCCCTTCATGCAGAAAGGTGAAGAAGAAGCAGAAACTGCATTGACTGACTGTCAAAATGAATTACAGCAAAGGGTTGAAGAAGTGTTGGCTAATGAAGGTGGCTGTCAAGAAATTGTGGACACTGTCAAGGAAAACCTTGGTGATGTGGACCCATATGGTCTGACAGCAGACTCCCTGGGGATCTTGCTGAGGTTACCTGGTCTTTATAATCTCTACAGATTGAAGCAGACCTGCAAGTCTACAAACCTTGCCAAAGCATTTGAACCACTCCTGATAACAGATGAAATGAGAGAGATTGCTGCTAAAGTTGGAGTAACACTGCAGTTAAAAGCAACATATAATAAAGCAAGTTTCAAGGAAGTTGAGCTTTTCTTTATTAATC GTGATGGTGGAGGTGTTAAGCCAGTTGAAATCTACACTTATTTTGAAAGCAAGAACATTGAGGAAATACACTTTGATGCTGAT GTTGAAGATGATTCAGtgaaaactgaagaaaaagtCATGCCATGCAAGCCGCAAATATCTCAGACTGAAGTTGATATGACAG GTGATGGTGGCGGTGATAAACCAGTTGAAGACTAcacttattttgaaagaaagacCATTGAGGAAAAAGACTCTGATGCTGAC GTTGAAGATGATTCTatgaaaactgaagaaaaagtCACATTATGCAAGCATCAAGCATCTCAGACTGAAATTGATATGACAG GTGGGAAACCAACTCAGTTGTTATTGTTTGAGATCGATTCAAAGGATGAAATCCAACACTCTGCGGAGAGATTTGCACCTTTGATCTTCAACAGTGGGACATATACATGGTGGAAAGGAAAGCACTATGACATACTACAACTACCTGTGAAAATGACAGGACAAGTTCAGCATGTCTTGTCCTGCAGACCTGAGATCTTAGCATTGCTGGGAGTTAGAAGGTATCTTGTGAGCGACACAGATATTACTGACTTAACTGACACAG ATCTGGACGAACAAATCGCTGCAAGTGGCTGTCCTATCTTGTCAAGAATAGATGTGACACACTCAGTCAGCACACAGGTTAAAAGTTTACTTCTCTATGATGTTagtccaaaacaaaacaaaatgaatgaCATCAGCTACTATCTAGACTTAGCTCAGACAGAGGCTTCTCTAGCAACAAAAGTGCTAAAACGAATGCTTGCTACATCCTTGAATGAAAAGTCAAAACTTCAAATACAAACGTTAATCCTGCAGAAAGAACTAGCAGAAACACAGGGGCAAAAATTAATCGTAGAAAATCAGAATAGAGAAATAACTATGGCTCATGAAAAGGCTAAAGTTGTAGCTGTCAAGCAACTTATTGAACTCCAATCTCTTTGGAAAAACTGGCCTCTaaaaacaagaaagaaatcAGTGTCCTAA